One genomic window of Caloranaerobacter sp. TR13 includes the following:
- a CDS encoding CPBP family intramembrane glutamic endopeptidase, which produces MDIVFLIIGLALTLIDIFLKIRTLKENIFKRIFFIVFGLATLYFVDKTFLYISTRAIFCGLIIGIVFMGIHILVAKGVKLKKENVNKGLIYTSLLIYGLELPAEEFLYRGIILIPLLKLFQPIVAISLTSVLFLGLHLKTWNNKFVWIGSLVLGVICAISVYLTKSIWAAIIIHNLNDFGFMTLVNKKNIFKEKYAD; this is translated from the coding sequence ATGGATATTGTGTTCTTAATAATAGGATTAGCATTAACATTAATAGATATATTTTTGAAGATAAGAACTTTAAAAGAAAACATTTTTAAGAGAATATTTTTTATTGTATTTGGATTAGCTACTTTGTATTTTGTAGATAAGACATTCTTGTATATATCTACTAGAGCTATTTTTTGCGGTCTAATAATTGGAATTGTTTTTATGGGAATTCATATATTAGTAGCTAAAGGAGTTAAGCTAAAAAAGGAAAATGTGAACAAAGGATTAATTTATACTAGCTTATTAATTTATGGATTAGAATTACCAGCAGAAGAATTCTTATACCGAGGAATTATTCTTATTCCACTTTTAAAACTATTTCAACCTATTGTAGCCATCTCATTAACATCAGTATTATTTTTAGGACTTCATTTAAAAACTTGGAACAACAAGTTTGTTTGGATAGGTTCATTAGTTTTGGGGGTAATATGTGCCATAAGCGTTTATTTAACAAAGAGTATTTGGGCTGCTATTATAATTCATAATTTAAATGATTTTGGATTTATGACTTTAGTAAATAAAAAAAATATATTCAAAGAAAAGTATGCTGATTAG